CAGCTTCCTCGGGATGGGCATCCAGGCGCCGCTGCCGTCGTGGGGTTCGATGCTGGCGGAGGGCCGTGACTATCTGTCGAATGCCTGGTGGCTCGCCACCGCTCCCGGGCTCATGATCGCCCTCGTTGTGCTGGGCGCGAACCTGCTCGGCGATGGGCTGCGCGATCTCCTGGACCCGACGCTGCGCAATGTCGAGGGCTGAGCCCGGCGACGATGGCGACGCGTCGCCGACTCAGCGGCCCTTGTCGCGCAACTGAAGCGAGCAATTCCGGGTCTCAGGCTGGGGCCCGCAGGGCAGGCCGCATCTCGCCCACCCGCCTCGCACGGCGAGGGAGCCGAGGGAACAGCGTTTGTCCGTCCTATGCGCACGCCCCGGCCCAGTGTCAGCGCTTCACCGCCCAGGAGGTCCACGACGTCTTCGCGCGCTACGCCCGCCCCGACGCCCGCTTCCGCTTCCTCATCACCCCGCGTCCCTAAGGAGACACTGAGATGAAGAACGTGCAGATGACGGTGGCCGGGAACATCCTGACGATCACGGTGGACTTGACCAAAGAGTTTGGGCCGTCTTCGACCGGGAAGACGATCATCATCGCCTCGACCGAGGGCAATGTCGCGGTGCCCGAGCGCGACGAGAAGATCGGGCTGAACGTCTACCGGAAGAAGTGAAGGCTCAGGCGCCCCGGCTCGGGGCGCCGCGGCGCGGTGGCTGTCCCCGCAAGCCCGCCTGCACGACAATGCCGATCAGCGCAACGGCGATCACCAGCAGGAACGCGAGCCCCTGCGAGAGGGCGACGCGGCCTTCGACGCCGGCGACGATCAAGCCCGCGCCCGCGAGCGACGAGAGCAAAATCAGCGCCCACTCGAACAGCGTCCGCACGAGCACCAGTCCCACGATCCCGGCAACGAGATAGACGACCCAGGCCGGCACATCGCCCGTGATGCCCTGCTGGCGGAGCAACAGCAGGCCGATTCCGCCGCCGGCGAAAAAACCGATCAGTGCGATGACGAGCTTCTTGGCGACGACCGCGAGCACGGCGCCCGTGAGCGCGAGGACGAGCGCCACCGTGAGGATCATCCATTCGGACTGTCCGGGCAGCAGGCGCGGCCCGAGCGCCAATCCGGTCAGGAAGCCGACGCCGGCGACGAACGCCCAGTAGAGACGGCGTCCGTATCCCAGCAGGACGAGGCCGACGAGGATCCCGGCGATAGACGACATGGACGAGCGCCCCTTTCTCGCCGCGGCGTCGGCGCGGGCGGCGCCGTAGGGTACGAGGATAGCACCGAGCGCCCGTGAAAGTTCCTGGCCTCGGTTGACTTGCCTCGCCCCCAGGCCTAGCATCCCCGGGGGAGGGCGAGATGGCCTACGACTACAAGCGCTACTTCGGCGAGATCGCGGTCATTCGCGACCTGACCACCATGCCGGAAGAGGTCGGCTGGCGCACCACCGCCCCGGCGGAGAACGACGAGCGGCACCCTATCGTGCTCTACCTCGGTTGCAATGTCTTCCGCACCTCCCACATGATTCAGACTATCACCGCGATCTTCGACCGTCTCGGGCTCGACTACGTGGCGGTCGGCGGCCCCACGTACTGCTGCGGCATCGTCCACCACCAGCAGGGCGACACGGCCGCCGCCGGCGGCATGGCGGATCACACGATCAAGCTCTTCGAGCGCTACCAGCCCGACGAGGTCGTGATGTGGTGCCCGTCCTGCATCTACTTCTACGACGAAGTCCGCCAGGCCCAGCTTCCCTTCAAGGTCAGTCATGCCGCGGAGTTCCTTGTCTCGCGGCTGCCGGAGCTCCGATTCACCGGGCACGTGAACGCCTCGGTCGCCCTCCACTACCACAACTTCATCGAGCCCCGACGGCGCGAGGGGCTGGCGGGGCGGCGGCTCCTCGAGGCGGTACCGGGGCTTCGCTACGTGGAGATCGAGCCCGACCCACGCTTCGGCCGGAGCTGCACGCCGTCCGTCCAGCAGCAGGTCGGCCTCGACGCCTGGAACCGGATGGCGCGTGATGAGATTGACCGCGCCTGCGCAGCGGGCGCCGGCACTCTCGCCACGATCTATCACGGCTGCCAGCGCTATATCTGCGTCTTCGAGCTTGATCGCCCGATCGCGATCGAGCACTACCTCTCGGTCTTCGCCCGCGGGCTCGGCATCGAGTTCGAGGACAAGTTCAAGAAGTACCGCCTCTGGCAGGATCCGGAGCGGGTTCTCGCCGAAACCACGCCCTGCCAGCGCGCGAACAATGTGGTCGCCGCGCGGGCCCGCGAAGTGGTGCAGGACGCATTCGGCCCGCTCCCGTCCGCTCGCGACGCGGCGGACGCCCCGCCGTCGTAGCGGCGGCTTCCGCTGATGCCGGTCCTCCAGCACATCGGCGTGATCGGGGAGGGGACGTGCTCCAAACGCACGGCGGCCCTCGCGCGACGCGTGGGCGCTGCCGTCGCGCATGCTGCTGACGCTCGCCTGCGCCCCGGTGAAGCGAGCAATTCCGGGTGTCAGGCCCGGGCCCGCAGAGGAGACCGCATGTCGCCCGCCCGCATCGCGCCGCGAGGGAGCCGAGGGAGCAGCGTTTGTCCGTCCTATGCGTTTTGAAAGCACCTCTCTATGAAAATCACTGTCGCCCCGCCACTTGGCGTTCCGCGCTCGCTGTCTAAAGCGGCAGAAGGCGCGCTGTCGCCCGCGCCAGAGTCCACGGATCCTTTGGCGTTCACGCGGCGGATTCACTTCGGCAACGACTCCGAGATCGACGAGGCGGGAGTGGCGCTCGTCGACCTCAGTGTGCTGATCTACAGACCGCTCGACACGATCCAGCGAGTGTTTGCGAAGGTGGGCGTCATGCCGACGGCGATCGACGCATATTTCGATCGGGGCCCCGACTTCGTATGGCTGGAGAGTCAGGCGCGCGCGAAGGCCTTTGCCAAGGCGCTCAGTAGTGCGCCACCCATCTCCAGCAAACCGAAGGCGACCGCTGCGTCGACGCTTTCCCCGCTCGATGAAAAGCTGGCACAGCTGCGCGCGGCGGTAGACACGGCCAGCGCGAGCCGGCCCACCGGATCGACGCAGGAGTCGGCGAACCTCCAGCAACTTCGTGATGAGCTCGCCAAGCTGCTGCGCACGTACATGGTGGTCGTCCCCGCCACGGACGCGGAAATCGGCCGCGATTGGCGCAATCGCGCACCGCGCGTGATTGCATTCCGGCATGGATCGGACGCCTATATCGCATTCCGCGGCTCGGCAACGCCGTTGGATTGGAAGCGGGACTTCATGTTCTGGCCGGCCGATCGGCGTCCGCTGCGGCACAAGGGGTTCGACGTCACGTGGACCGAGGTTCGCGCGCATGTCGAGGCCTGGCTGGCGCAGGCTACGCGCGAGCTGGGATCCAGGCCGACGGTCCACATCGGCGGACATTCGCTCGCGGGCGCGGTCGCGACGCTGGCGGCCGTTGATCTTGCGACCGTTGGGTATCCGATCGCCCGCGTCGTCACGATCGGGTCACCACGGGTCGGTGGTCGGGCGTTTCGGGAACTCTATCGGTCGACCACCGCGGCGCCGGACGTGTCCGGCAAGCCGCGTTTCCTCGACCAGGTGACGACGCGATTCGTGCATGGCACCGACGCCTTTTCGATGTTGCCGCCGCCGCCGTTCGCGGTGCATGTCGTTCCCCCCCTGGCGCTCAAAGCCGAGGACCGGTTGAACGTCGAGGATTTCGCCGGACAAGGCCTTCTCGACACGGCGCCCCTAATTGCCCTCGTCAGCGGCGCGAGCACGCTGCCGGCGGTGGGGTACACGGGAGGTGTGGCGCCGACGAAACCCGTGGGCCGCGTTAACTTGCTCCGTGCAGCGACGACACAGGCCGCAACCTGGACCGCCATGCTCTTCCCGGCGATTTGGTGGACGCGCCTTCTCCCGTTTCTTCCTGCCGTTGTCGAGCAAACGCGTGTGAGCTTCGGACAGCACAGGTCGGCCCGCTATTGGGCTTTCCTGCCGCCGACGATCTTGCGCAGCGCTTTGGCGACGGTCTTGATGTCATCGAAAGGGTTGTCTCCCTCGCTCAGGCGCAGCAGCCAACCTTCCGTGAAGCCATAAAACGTTGCCGGCGCCCATGAAGATCGCCACTTTCAACATCAACAGCATCCGGGGCCGCCTGCCGCGCCTGCTGGAATGGCTGGGCGAGGCGCAGCCGGACGTGGTGTGTCTGCAAGAGTTGCGCATCTTCCACGACGAGTGTCCGGTCGAGACGATACGCGACGCGGGTTACGGTGCCCTCTGGCAGGGGCAGAAGCCGAGGTACAACGGCGTCGCGATCCTCGCGCGGGGCGCCGATCCGGTGGAGATGAGCGTAGCTAACATAACGCCCGTTCTCGGACACGGCGGCCCTGGGTGCCCGTGTCAGACGCTGCTTGTGAGCCGGAGCTTGCCGCCCGCGCTCATGATGAGTGAGATGAACGCGCTGAGCACGAGCACGGCGGATGGGCATGCCGAATACGACCTGAGGGGAGACGCGATGCCACAGACACCTCACGTCGAGACGCACTTCACCTCCTCGGAAAAGATCCGAGACATTGACCTGCCCCCAGGTGATGTACCAGCCGCTAGGTTAATCCAAGGCAAGCGGGCGGGTCTCGGACCTGCCCGTCACTCTGAAGCGCACCGCGGATCCGCACCTACTCATTTCCTCAATGACCCTGTCCAGTGTCCCGTATCCGATGGCTCTACCACCTTCATCGATAGCGCCGTCGGCTTCGGGCACAGCGTCAAGGGCTTCTTTACGAACCTCTTCTCGAATTGACGCCGATAGCGCCAAGCTAACGCTCCGCCACTCGATGACGGAGGAAGCGTCATGAATAGCATCATGGTAACGACGTTCGCTTTCGTGGGAGTGCTAGCAGGAGTGCTGGCTCAACTTCACGTTCGGTCGCGACCCCGTTGGGGCTACCTCCGCTCGAAGAAGCGACGCTTGAGGTAGGCCACGCCCCTCGTGCCGACGAGCACCGACCCCACAAAGAACATCCCCCAGCTCACGGCCGCCAGCCCCACTGCCACTTCCCCTTTACGCCACACCGTGATCGGCAAGAAGGGCACCAGGGGATACGCGAGATAAATCCCAAAGCTCAGCGCCATCAAAATGACGCCCAGCCAAAACGAAAACCCCTGCGGTGGCCTTCGGATCTTCACAATGTTTCTGGTCGCCTCCCTCTCCTCCATGGCCCCAACCGTCCAGGGCGACACCACCTGCGGGCTAGGATCGTCCTGGTTGGGTACGTTCACGCGGCCTGACCAGGCGTGGGTTACCGACATCACTTACATCCCGGGAGGGCACCCATTCAGCGTACCCCTTTGGCGAACTCGCTTTCTTGGATGAAGCGCCAGCCTGCGCGCTCCGCAGCGCCACGGTCGTCGCTCGCACCGGAAATGCCAAGGAAGTTGCCGACCATCACGTAGTCATGCCCCGGAATGTACTGCCGCAGCTGGCGCAAAAGGTCGTGTTTCTCGATGCCGCATGGCCCCACGAACGAGCAGATGTGGTGCCAGTCCGGCCAGTGAAGCGTCACCATCGCCCAATTCCCACAGAGGCCGACGATATGGCCGTGCTCGCGCAACTCGACGAGATCGAACAGCTTCACAGGACCCTTGCTGACCTCCAGTGTCTCATCCACGTCGAACGCGTACACGACCATAGCGGTTTCCTCCAGCCACCGCGTGGGCATCACAATCCGTTTCCGAAGCCCAGCGGACCGCGATGAATCCTTCCCGAATCACGACTGCGCTTTGTGAAAGGCGTACAGGAACAGCACCGCACTCAGGCCAGCGAAGGCGTAGATGAAGGAAGTCAACAATCTAGTCGCCGGAATCAGACCACGCAGAAGATTCAGTACGTCGAAGATGAAACCCGCTATCAACAGAACCGTCAGCATGACCGTTCCGACCAGTGCCAGAAATGCCGATTTCTTTAGGCTCATGGTAGGAGTATGGATGTTCTCAGCGCCTTTCTTCAAGTGACGGATGGGACCGTTCGCTTAACCGCCCTCCACTCTCCCTCGCCGATTCGCGACCGGCATCGAAGGGACGGCGACGGGCCCCCTTCAGCGGTCCAGGATCCGCTCGTAGCGCCCGTACTCGCGGGCGGCCTCCATGAACCACCGGACGCAGTCGGGGTTGGAGCGCGGCGGCAGCTCGCACGAGGTGGACAGCACGAAGCGGGAGCGGCGCCCGACCGTGTCGATGCAGCGCCGCACCTCGGCCTCGATTTCCGCCCGGGTGGCCCGCTCGAAGATGGTCACGTCCACGTTGCCGATCCCCACCACGCCCCGCTGGTTGCCCAGCGTGACGAGCTTGTCGAGCTGGTCCACCTTGAGCGCCGGATCGTCCTGCTGGTCGAGGTCGATGGTGATCGCCACGAACCCGACGTCCATCAGGTCCTCGTGGATCTGGTGGGTCGTGCCGCAGATGTGCACCGTGGTGCCGACTCGCTTGGCCTTGAAGTAGTCCACCAGATCCTTGTGGTAGGGCTTGATGAATTCCCGATACGTGTCGGGCCCCACGAGCGAGCAGGAGGCGGTCGGGTCCGAGTAGCTGAGGCCGATCTTGGTCTCGAGGACCGCGTCGCCCACGACCTTGGCGTATTCCGTCGTGAACCGCATCAGCTCGTGGACGAACTCTGGGTCGTCGATGGTGTCGAGGCACATCACCTCCGGATTCCGCATCAGCATGGCGATCGTCCAGGGGCCGACATTGACGGAGCCGAGCGGGCTCGGGATCCCGGCGGCGGAAAGCGCCGAGCACTGCTCGAGAAATGCCGGCAGCCGCCCGTCACGCTTCGGGTCGGGGATCTCGAGCGACGCGAGCTTGCCCTTGTCGTCCTGCAGGACGTGACGGTCGATGGATGGGACGACGTAGTCCGAGTACTTCACGCGGCACCCGACGGCTTCGGCCTCCTTGGCGAGGTCGTTGAAGGCGATCATGATATCGGGCTGGTAGCGCTCGTAGTAGTTCAGCATCGCCTTGGCGGCCTTGGTGGGGTTGGTGCAGTACTCCTCGATCGA
Above is a window of Candidatus Rokuibacteriota bacterium DNA encoding:
- a CDS encoding heterodisulfide reductase-related iron-sulfur binding cluster: MAYDYKRYFGEIAVIRDLTTMPEEVGWRTTAPAENDERHPIVLYLGCNVFRTSHMIQTITAIFDRLGLDYVAVGGPTYCCGIVHHQQGDTAAAGGMADHTIKLFERYQPDEVVMWCPSCIYFYDEVRQAQLPFKVSHAAEFLVSRLPELRFTGHVNASVALHYHNFIEPRRREGLAGRRLLEAVPGLRYVEIEPDPRFGRSCTPSVQQQVGLDAWNRMARDEIDRACAAGAGTLATIYHGCQRYICVFELDRPIAIEHYLSVFARGLGIEFEDKFKKYRLWQDPERVLAETTPCQRANNVVAARAREVVQDAFGPLPSARDAADAPPS
- a CDS encoding lipase family protein; its protein translation is MKITVAPPLGVPRSLSKAAEGALSPAPESTDPLAFTRRIHFGNDSEIDEAGVALVDLSVLIYRPLDTIQRVFAKVGVMPTAIDAYFDRGPDFVWLESQARAKAFAKALSSAPPISSKPKATAASTLSPLDEKLAQLRAAVDTASASRPTGSTQESANLQQLRDELAKLLRTYMVVVPATDAEIGRDWRNRAPRVIAFRHGSDAYIAFRGSATPLDWKRDFMFWPADRRPLRHKGFDVTWTEVRAHVEAWLAQATRELGSRPTVHIGGHSLAGAVATLAAVDLATVGYPIARVVTIGSPRVGGRAFRELYRSTTAAPDVSGKPRFLDQVTTRFVHGTDAFSMLPPPPFAVHVVPPLALKAEDRLNVEDFAGQGLLDTAPLIALVSGASTLPAVGYTGGVAPTKPVGRVNLLRAATTQAATWTAMLFPAIWWTRLLPFLPAVVEQTRVSFGQHRSARYWAFLPPTILRSALATVLMSSKGLSPSLRRSSQPSVKP
- a CDS encoding HAD family hydrolase → MVVYAFDVDETLEVSKGPVKLFDLVELREHGHIVGLCGNWAMVTLHWPDWHHICSFVGPCGIEKHDLLRQLRQYIPGHDYVMVGNFLGISGASDDRGAAERAGWRFIQESEFAKGVR
- a CDS encoding uroporphyrinogen decarboxylase family protein, which encodes MEEEKTTQSTPRERVVAAYKGGFADRVPAYPIAGAFAGCLDGLSIEEYCTNPTKAAKAMLNYYERYQPDIMIAFNDLAKEAEAVGCRVKYSDYVVPSIDRHVLQDDKGKLASLEIPDPKRDGRLPAFLEQCSALSAAGIPSPLGSVNVGPWTIAMLMRNPEVMCLDTIDDPEFVHELMRFTTEYAKVVGDAVLETKIGLSYSDPTASCSLVGPDTYREFIKPYHKDLVDYFKAKRVGTTVHICGTTHQIHEDLMDVGFVAITIDLDQQDDPALKVDQLDKLVTLGNQRGVVGIGNVDVTIFERATRAEIEAEVRRCIDTVGRRSRFVLSTSCELPPRSNPDCVRWFMEAAREYGRYERILDR